ATCCAATCCAAACTTAAACACTTTACCATATCCTTGGAAAAAGAAAATTAATCCAAGAAGAACTCTTATTGTTAAAACGGCTATTTGTTTGTTAAGCATTATAATTTATTAATCAATTCTTTAAAAATTGTAACCAGTTTTGGTTCTGCTTTACCTGCAACTGCAATAATATCTGCAATATCTACAGGTTGTAAATTTTTAGGGTTGCATTCATCAGTTAAAACTGAAATCGCACAACAAGGAATATCTAATTGTTTAGCTACAATTACTTCAGGAACAGTACTCATTCCAACAGCATCTGTTTCTAGTATTTGAAGCATTCTGTATTCCGCACGCGTTTCTAATTGCGGACCTAAAACACTTGCATAAATCCCTTCATGTAGGGTTATGTCGTTCTGTTTTGCGATAACTTTCAGCTGGTCATTTAATTTTTTTGAATACGGTTCTAACATGTCGGCAAAAATGTTCCCGAATTCTTTTGCTTGTTTAAAAGCTAATGGAGAACTACCTTGTAAATTGATATGGTCTTCAATTAACATTAAATCTCCTTTTTTGTAAGAAAGATTAATTGCTCCGGCGGCATTTGAAATTAAAAGAGTTTTAATTCCTAATCCGTGCATTGTTCTAATTCCATAAGTAACTTCCCAAGGAGTATAACCTTCATACAAATGAAAACGACCAGACATTACAACTACATTTTTACCTGATAATTTTCCAAAAATTAATTTCCCTGAATGGAATTCAACTGTTGCTTCTGGAAAGTTTGGAATTTCACTGTATTGAATTTCTTGAGTGATTTCTATATCGTCAACTAACTTACCTAAACCTGTTCCCAATACGATTCCTACTTCTGGAGTGTCAATATTTTTATCGGTTAGATATTTTATAGTTTCTTGCAGTTGTTGTTGTTTCATGAATTTAAAAATTGTGTGAATGCTGGATGATTTTGAATGTCTTCAATAACATCAACATCGTTAAGTATTGGCAATAAAAATACACTTTGTTTTTTTAAGTCGCTTAAAGTGGCTTCTCGAACAGATGAGGTTCCCCAATCTTTATTTTTAAAAATATCAGGATACACTTGCTTTGAGGCTAATAGATAATATCCACCATCTTCTGCTGGACCTATAACAACATCATTTGAGTTCAATTGATTAAAAGCTTCATCAATGTGATGTGATTCTAAATCGTATAAATCACTCCCAATTATGGCAACTTTTTCGTATCCCATTGCGAAAGCAGTTGTGAATGCATTTAGCATTCGTTCACCTAAATCATCACCTTCTTGTTGTAGTTTTTGGAATACAGTAGCATCCCATATGTCATTATCTCTCACCTTAACAGAATAAAACACAGCCTTATCAGATGATGTTTGCTGTGTTACTTCTTTTGTTCTGTTTAATAAGAATTTATAGATCTCAAGTGCTTTTTCGTCACCTAGAGATTTTGCAAGTCGAGTTTTTACCTTTCCTAATTCGGGATTTCTGGTAAAAATCATCAACAAATTTTTACTCATATATCTTAATTCCTTTCGTTAACCATACTCCCCATTCTTTATTGAAAGCATGGACTTCTTCTGTGGGTTTATTGTTTTTATTTAGAACCCTATTTCCGTTATTTTTCCATTCAAAAATACCTCCATATAAGTTGAACACGTTTGTGTATCCCGCTTTTTTAAGTTGTTCTGCAACATCTTCTGAACGAATACCTAGAGAACAATATACTACTATTTTGGCGTTTTTATCTTCTGGTAATTGTTGTAGTGTTTTTTGTAAATCGAAATGATCATAACCAACACAAATAGCTTTATTTAGATGACTTACTTCAAACTCTCTTGGTTCACGAGCATCTAATAACACTGTGTTTTCATCTTTATCATCTAAATTTTCAACATGAATATATGGAACTGATTCTTGGTTGAATTTTTTCAATAACTTCTTTAAACTTCCCTGTGCTTGGGTAGTTTGAATTAAAAATATTGATATGATAAGGACTAATTGTTTCATGTACTTAAGCTACAGTTCCTTGACAACTACTTCCTGCTCCAGCAGTACAACCGTAACAATGTTGGTTGATAATGATATTACGTTTACTCAACAATTCTTCGTTGTATTCTGAAATGTGTTTCACCTTACTAGCAACTTTCAGATTCAGCATTTGGTTAAAATCACAATCGTATAACCAACCATCCCAACTCACAGAAAGTGTATTGGTACACATTACATTTTGAACGGCCATAGGATTATAAGCTTCTACTAAAGCGTACATATAATCTTCATAGTTTTCAGAAGCAATTAAGTAATCTAAAAATCTACTAATAGGTAAGTTAGTAATTGCGAATAAACTATTAAACACAATATCAAAGTCTTCTAATAAGGCTTTTTTGAAATCACTTTCTAAGGCAGCTTGATCACCTGGTAAAAATGCTCCTGATGGATTATAAACAAGATCTAATTGTAATCCTGAACCTTCTTTTCCGTAACCAACATCATTCAACATTTGTAATGCTTTGATAGATTTATCGAAAACACCATCACCACGTTGCTTATCTGTTTTTCCACGTGTCCAGTGCGGCATAGAGGAAACAACATGAACATTATGTTTTTTAAAGAACTCAGGTAGATCGTAATATTTTTTATTCGCACGAATAATAGTCAGATTCGATCGTACGATAAAATCTTTAATTCCAGCTTTTGAAGCCTCTTCTACAAACCAACGGAAGTTGGGATTCATTTCTGGAGCTCCACCAGTTAAATCTAAAGTGTGTGCACCAGTTTTTTTAATTACCTCTAAACACTGATTCATGGTTTCTTGAGTCATGATTTCTTTTCTATCAGGACCAGCGTCTACATGACAGTGAGCACAAACTTGATTACACATGTAACCTAGGTTTATTTGGAGAATTTCTAATTTCTTAGGCTGTAAAGGAAATTGATTTGTTTCCTTAATTTTTTCAGCAAACGTGGGTAATTCGCCATCCTTAAAAATTCCATTTGATAGAATTTCTAATTGACGCTGTGTGTTTGCTAAATCGTTATTTCTTGCTAAAAGCGATTTCTTCATTGATCTATTACATTTCTAATTTGTTCACTTTGTTCATCATTTGAACACCGTGAACTAAGGTAGCACCACTTTTAATTGCTGCTCCAACGTGAATAGCTTCCATCATTTCTTCTTTTGTGATCCCACGTTGTAAACCATCTTTTGTATACGCATCAATACAATATGGACATTGCTCTGTATGTGCTACGGCTAGTGCTATTAAACTTTTTTCTCGAGCTGTAAGTGCTCCTTCTTCAAAAACTTTCCCATAATAGTCGAAGAACTTGTTTCCAAGTTCTTCACTCCATTCTGTTATTTTACCAAACTTTCTTAAGTCGGAAGGATCATAATATGTTTTAGACATGTACTTTCTTTTATGTTTTATACTGAACTTGTTTCAGTAAAATGAGAATAAAAATACTATTTTCCGTTCAGATTCCAGTCATATGGTAAATGATGAATTTTAGCATCAGCATCTACAGGTTCGTTTGCATATTTGTTAATGTAGTCAATAACAGAACCTTTTTTAGTGAAATCTCCCTTGAACCAATTAAAGATTTCAGAGATATGAATTGTACTCTTTTTCTTTAATTTATTACGCTTAGGATCATTAATAAATTGCTTCATTAATTTTTCAAGTTCACCGTCTATATTGCTAGCAGTAAATGCTTTATTATGTAACTTCGGACAAGATCCTGAAGCACAGTTTACACCTACGTGAATTCTTGGGTCGAATAATTTCTTACGTAAAATATTATGTTCAATATGGTCTAACGTGTATGTTTTTCCACCTACAACTGCGAAAGGAATTTTCCATGCGCTTTTCCCTTTCTTTTTAATTTTCATGATACTTTTAACTGGATAGTTATTTAAGATCAATTTAATGGTGTAGGCGTTATATGCATTAATCCAGAATGCCATTTGCTTATTTTTTGACCAAGATGAACTTGGAGATGTTTTTTCTAAATAAGCGATATAAGTATCTAATGTAGCTTCATTTTTTTTCAAAGCTTTATAGTTTACATTTCCTTTAGCATCAACATGCTTACTTAATAAACTATTAAATACACTCGTTTGAGCCGATACAGTTACAGATATAAAAAGGGCAATAATTGGGATTAATTTTTTCATAATTATCTTGATTTGTGGATTTAGACGCAGATACATTTTAAACTTTACAAAGAATATTCCAAAAAGTTGAATTGAGTCGAATTGATTGTGTTTTTCCTGAACAGTAAAACTTCAATTTAAAGAATTCTGATTTTATTTATAATATTTTTATATATTTGGTAAACCAAACTGGTAAACCAATTTTAATTTATGAATCGTTTTTACCGAAAAGATACTACTTTATCTATTGTTTTATTTACGATTATATTCGTTTTTATCTCTTGTGGAAGTGACGAAGTAATTCAGGATAATTCTACGGATGGTTCTTCAGATAATCCTGTAGAAGATCCAGCACCTAGTTTTGCGGATATCAATTTCTCAAACTGGAAAGTTACCTTACCAGTGGATGAGAATAATGATGGAAAGCCCGATGAATACAAACCTAAAGATTTAATGGGTTTTGGATATCAAAATTTAAATTCGGTAAAACCATTTATGTATGATGATACTGACGACACATCTTTAGTGTTTTATACCTACCAAGGAGGAGCAACGACTGCAAATAGCAATTATCCAAGAACTGAATTAAGAGAACTAATTGTACCGGATAATTCAAAAATCAACTGGACACTTAAAGATGGTGGAGAATTAAAAGGAAAGCTAAAAGTCACTGAAGTTTCAGTGGATAATGATACTAATAATGATTATCACTATGTAATTGTAATGCAAATTCACGGAATTATTTCTGTTCAAGATATGCAGACACATGGATTTTCATCTAATAATGGTCCACCTTTAATTAAAATTTATTGGAAAGATGGTTACGTTTGGTCTCACAAAAAATCTTTAGTAAACGAATCAACTGAGGGAGACGATTTACTTTCTACAAGCAGTTCAATTTGGTCAGACATTAAAGTTAATTTAGGTTACGTAGGTTATGAATCTTTTGATTTTCGTATTACCGCTTCTGATGCCAAAATTGAAGTTCAATTGAATACTAATGAACCTTATGTTTATGAAGATGTAAGTCTTGAAAAATGGCCATTTGAAAATTATTTCAAAGCAGGTAATTATCTTACTACTCTTGATCCAAATGCTTATTCATACGTGAAGTATTATAATCTTGAGGTAACCCACTAAAACTAAAATCTAAAAATGAATCTTAAAAAATATATTGCTCACCTTTTCATCTTATCAATTGTAGTTGCATGTACTACTCCAAAAGATGATGTTACTTTAGTTCAAAACAAAGAGGAACTCAAAACGGCAATTAAATCTGCAAAACCAGGAACAACAATTGCTTTAGCTAATGGTATTTGGAAAGATACTGAGATACTTTTTCATGCGGAAGGTTTAGAAGATAATCCTATAACGCTTACTGTTGAAGAAATGGGAAAAGTATCTTTAGAAGGGCAATCATATTTAAGAATTGCGGGAAGACATTTAGTTGTAAAAGGATTGGTTTTTAAAAATGGATATACTCCAACCAACGAGGTAATTTCATTTAAAAAAGATAAAAAAACCTTAGCCAATAATGTTCGATTAACAGAATGTGTTATAGACAACTTTAGCAACCCTGAGCGACACGAACCAGATACTTGGGTGGCCATATATGGAAAAAATAATAGGATAGATCATAACCACTTATTTGGTAAAAAGAACCGAGGAGTAACTATGACTGTTCGATTGAATACAGTGGAAAGTCAGCAGAATAATCATAAAATAGATCATAATTATTTTGGGCCTCGACAAAATTTAGGTTCTAACGGAGGTGAAACTTTACGTATAGGAACAAGTCATTATTCAAGAACAAATTCCAATACACTAGTTGAAAACAATTACTTCGATAGATGTAATGGTGAACACGAGATTATTTCAAATAAGTCGTGTCAGAATACCTATAAAGACAATGTCTTTTATGAATGTTCTGGTACACTTACTATGCGACATGGAAATGAAACGTTAGTTACAGGAAATGTTTTTATTGGAAACAATAAGCCAAGTACTGGAGGAATTCGTGTAATTAATGGACAACAAACTGTTGTTAATAACTACGGAATCGGATTAAAAGGATATCGATTCAGAGGTGCTTTTGTTATCATGAATGGAATTTATAATTCTCCAATTAACAGGTATGATCAAGCCAAAGATGCAGTAGTTAAAAACAATACATTTATCAATTGTGATCATATTCAATTGTGTGCTGGAGCTGATGCTGAAAGAAGTGCGCCGCCGATAAATTCAGTAATGGAAAACAATATTTTCTATAATGAAAAGAAGAAGAACATTTTTACTGTTTATGATGATATTAAAGGAATTACATTTAAGAACAATTTGTTAAGCGAGAATAGTACTCCTATTGTAAAAGACGGTTTTTTTAAAGAGAAGTTGTTGTTTAATACAAATGCACAAGGACTTTTAATTCCGAATATTAGCGATGATAAAGTGGGCGCAGTTTTACCGAATAGTATTGTTACTAAAGAGGAAACAGGAGTTTCTTGGTACGATAAAAAATCAAAAACAGCACTTTTAAATTCTGGAAGTAAAATTCAAGTAGATGCTGGAGTAAATACTTTGTTTGATGCCGTTGTGAATTCTAATCCTGGAGATATTATTGAATTGACTTCAGACAAGCCATACACATTATCAAAAACACTTCCGATTAAACATGCATTGAGTTTTGTTGGTACATCTAAAGAAAAAGCGAAAGTCTTCTTTGAAAAGAAATCACTTTTTGAAATTCAAAATGGTGGAAGTTTATCATTATCTAATATAAAATTTGATGGTGAAGAATGCCCTGATAGAACAGGCAACTCAGTAGTGACAACTAGCAAATATTCAATGAATAAGAATTATAAACTATTTGTAAATAATTGCGAGTTTAAAAACCTCGATGTGAATCATTCATTTGATGTAATTCGAGTGTATAAAAATACTTTTGCAGATACAATTAGTATTAAAAATTCTAAGTTCAATACGGTATCTGGACATATTGTGGCTTTGGATAAAGAGACTGATGATATCGGGATTTACAATGCGGAATATGTGATTATGAAAAATAATAGTTTCTCAAACATCGGAGGAGTTGCTTTAAGATTACACCGCGGAGGTAAAGATGAAAGTACTTTTGGTCCGTTTTTAGAAATGGAACATAATGTTTTAGATAATGTTGGTTTCAACAACCGTAATAAGTATAGTGCAGCAGTTTCTTTGTATGGTGTTCAAGTGATTGGTGTTCAAAACAACATATTCAACAATACAAAAGGAATGAATATGCACTTGGTTGTTGGAGAGCCAATTGTAAATATTACGAATAATAATTTCTATAAATCTAATGAGGTAAACGTAACTGGAGATCAAAAGTATAATTTGAGTAATAACTTCAGTCAAAATCCAACGTTTACAGAAACTTATGCTTTGCCAGAGTTATCATCTTTAAAAGGAAAAGCGACTGATGGTAAAGATCTTGGGTTAATTTTCAATAAATAGCATATTTTGAGAAATTATATTGTACTTCTAGCTCTTCTTAATTTTTTGTTTTTGAGTTGTAATGTAAATCAAAGCGAGAGTAAAGATCTCAGTGGGAATGAAAATGATAGTCATCCTAAATTAATACTCACTAAAAAAGGAGTTGAAGAAATCAGATCTCATTTGGGAAAACTTCCTCTGTTTGATGCGTCATTAGAAAGAGTCAAGAAAGAAGTTGATCAAGAAATTGAACTCGGTATTCAAGTTCCTATTCCTAAAGATTATTCAGGAGGATATACTCACGAAAGACATAAACGTAACTTTTTAATGCTTCAAAAAGCTGGAGTTTTATATCAAATATTACAAAACGATAAATACGGAAATTATGTAAAAGACATGCTTTTTGCTTATGCGAAGATGTATCCTACACTACCAATTCATCCAAAACCAAGATCCTATGCAAGAGGAAAATTGTTTTGGCAATGTTTAAATGATTCAAATTGGCTGGTATATGCAAGTCAAGGATATGATTGCATTTATAATTTTCTTTCTGAAGAGGAGCGATCGGTTCTAGAGAATGATTTATTTAAACCGTTTGCAGATTATATTTCAATTCAAAATCCACAGTTTTTCAATAGAGTTCACAATCATAGTACCTGGGGAAATGCAGCCGTTGGTATGATTGCTTTGGTGATGAATGATGATGCTTTATTGGATAGAGCTTTATATGGAATTAAGAATGCGGCATTAGCTTCTAACGCTAAAGATAATGACGGAGGATTTATAAAAAATAAAGAAGGAAAAGCTGGTTATTTCGCAAACTTAGAAGAGCCATTCTCCCCTGATGGATATTACACGGAAGGTCCGTATTATCAGAGATATGCCATGTATCCATTTTTGATTTTTGCTGAAGCTTTACAAAATGTAAAACCTGAATATGAAGTATTCAAGTTTAAGAATAATGTTTTATTAAATTCTATTGACGCGTTATTACAATTAACTGATGCAGATGGAGAATTTTTTCCGATTAATGATGGTCAAAAAGGGATGTCTTATTATTCAAGAGAATTAGTAACTGCTGTTGATGTGGCTTACGCATATGGAGGAAATAATTCAGGGTTATTGTCAATTGCTAAAAAGCAACAAAAAGTAACTTTAGACGATGCAGGATTAGCAGTTGCATTGGCAATTAAAGAAGGAAAAGCAACACCATTTGAAAAGAAATCTGTGAATCTTTCTGATGGATCAAAAGGTGATGAAGGTGGAATTGGAATTTTAAGGTACGGAGATGAGGCTTTGACCTTAGTTTTTAAATATGCAGCTCAAGGATTAAGTCACGGTCATTATGATAAACTATCGTTTTCTTTATTTGAAAAAGGAGAGGAAGTTTTACAAGACTATGGTTTAGCACGATATGTGAATGTTGAACAAAAAGGAGGAGGTAATTACTTAAAAGAGAATAAAACTTGGGCGAAGCAGACGGTTGCTCACAATACAATTGTTCAAGATGAAACTTCTCATTTTAAAGGAAAATATGAAGTAGGAAGTAAGCATCATTCGGAACTTCATTTTTATGATGTT
This genomic window from Tenacibaculum sp. 190524A05c contains:
- a CDS encoding purine-nucleoside phosphorylase; this translates as MKQQQLQETIKYLTDKNIDTPEVGIVLGTGLGKLVDDIEITQEIQYSEIPNFPEATVEFHSGKLIFGKLSGKNVVVMSGRFHLYEGYTPWEVTYGIRTMHGLGIKTLLISNAAGAINLSYKKGDLMLIEDHINLQGSSPLAFKQAKEFGNIFADMLEPYSKKLNDQLKVIAKQNDITLHEGIYASVLGPQLETRAEYRMLQILETDAVGMSTVPEVIVAKQLDIPCCAISVLTDECNPKNLQPVDIADIIAVAGKAEPKLVTIFKELINKL
- a CDS encoding TIGR04282 family arsenosugar biosynthesis glycosyltransferase, with translation MIFTRNPELGKVKTRLAKSLGDEKALEIYKFLLNRTKEVTQQTSSDKAVFYSVKVRDNDIWDATVFQKLQQEGDDLGERMLNAFTTAFAMGYEKVAIIGSDLYDLESHHIDEAFNQLNSNDVVIGPAEDGGYYLLASKQVYPDIFKNKDWGTSSVREATLSDLKKQSVFLLPILNDVDVIEDIQNHPAFTQFLNS
- a CDS encoding rhodanese-like domain-containing protein translates to MKQLVLIISIFLIQTTQAQGSLKKLLKKFNQESVPYIHVENLDDKDENTVLLDAREPREFEVSHLNKAICVGYDHFDLQKTLQQLPEDKNAKIVVYCSLGIRSEDVAEQLKKAGYTNVFNLYGGIFEWKNNGNRVLNKNNKPTEEVHAFNKEWGVWLTKGIKIYE
- the arsS gene encoding arsenosugar biosynthesis radical SAM (seleno)protein ArsS (Some members of this family are selenoproteins.), whose product is MKKSLLARNNDLANTQRQLEILSNGIFKDGELPTFAEKIKETNQFPLQPKKLEILQINLGYMCNQVCAHCHVDAGPDRKEIMTQETMNQCLEVIKKTGAHTLDLTGGAPEMNPNFRWFVEEASKAGIKDFIVRSNLTIIRANKKYYDLPEFFKKHNVHVVSSMPHWTRGKTDKQRGDGVFDKSIKALQMLNDVGYGKEGSGLQLDLVYNPSGAFLPGDQAALESDFKKALLEDFDIVFNSLFAITNLPISRFLDYLIASENYEDYMYALVEAYNPMAVQNVMCTNTLSVSWDGWLYDCDFNQMLNLKVASKVKHISEYNEELLSKRNIIINQHCYGCTAGAGSSCQGTVA
- a CDS encoding arsenosugar biosynthesis-associated peroxidase-like protein is translated as MSKTYYDPSDLRKFGKITEWSEELGNKFFDYYGKVFEEGALTAREKSLIALAVAHTEQCPYCIDAYTKDGLQRGITKEEMMEAIHVGAAIKSGATLVHGVQMMNKVNKLEM
- a CDS encoding DUF547 domain-containing protein, coding for MKKLIPIIALFISVTVSAQTSVFNSLLSKHVDAKGNVNYKALKKNEATLDTYIAYLEKTSPSSSWSKNKQMAFWINAYNAYTIKLILNNYPVKSIMKIKKKGKSAWKIPFAVVGGKTYTLDHIEHNILRKKLFDPRIHVGVNCASGSCPKLHNKAFTASNIDGELEKLMKQFINDPKRNKLKKKSTIHISEIFNWFKGDFTKKGSVIDYINKYANEPVDADAKIHHLPYDWNLNGK
- a CDS encoding polysaccharide lyase family 7 protein, producing the protein MNRFYRKDTTLSIVLFTIIFVFISCGSDEVIQDNSTDGSSDNPVEDPAPSFADINFSNWKVTLPVDENNDGKPDEYKPKDLMGFGYQNLNSVKPFMYDDTDDTSLVFYTYQGGATTANSNYPRTELRELIVPDNSKINWTLKDGGELKGKLKVTEVSVDNDTNNDYHYVIVMQIHGIISVQDMQTHGFSSNNGPPLIKIYWKDGYVWSHKKSLVNESTEGDDLLSTSSSIWSDIKVNLGYVGYESFDFRITASDAKIEVQLNTNEPYVYEDVSLEKWPFENYFKAGNYLTTLDPNAYSYVKYYNLEVTH
- a CDS encoding polysaccharide lyase 6 family protein — encoded protein: MNLKKYIAHLFILSIVVACTTPKDDVTLVQNKEELKTAIKSAKPGTTIALANGIWKDTEILFHAEGLEDNPITLTVEEMGKVSLEGQSYLRIAGRHLVVKGLVFKNGYTPTNEVISFKKDKKTLANNVRLTECVIDNFSNPERHEPDTWVAIYGKNNRIDHNHLFGKKNRGVTMTVRLNTVESQQNNHKIDHNYFGPRQNLGSNGGETLRIGTSHYSRTNSNTLVENNYFDRCNGEHEIISNKSCQNTYKDNVFYECSGTLTMRHGNETLVTGNVFIGNNKPSTGGIRVINGQQTVVNNYGIGLKGYRFRGAFVIMNGIYNSPINRYDQAKDAVVKNNTFINCDHIQLCAGADAERSAPPINSVMENNIFYNEKKKNIFTVYDDIKGITFKNNLLSENSTPIVKDGFFKEKLLFNTNAQGLLIPNISDDKVGAVLPNSIVTKEETGVSWYDKKSKTALLNSGSKIQVDAGVNTLFDAVVNSNPGDIIELTSDKPYTLSKTLPIKHALSFVGTSKEKAKVFFEKKSLFEIQNGGSLSLSNIKFDGEECPDRTGNSVVTTSKYSMNKNYKLFVNNCEFKNLDVNHSFDVIRVYKNTFADTISIKNSKFNTVSGHIVALDKETDDIGIYNAEYVIMKNNSFSNIGGVALRLHRGGKDESTFGPFLEMEHNVLDNVGFNNRNKYSAAVSLYGVQVIGVQNNIFNNTKGMNMHLVVGEPIVNITNNNFYKSNEVNVTGDQKYNLSNNFSQNPTFTETYALPELSSLKGKATDGKDLGLIFNK
- a CDS encoding alginate lyase family protein; translation: MSCNVNQSESKDLSGNENDSHPKLILTKKGVEEIRSHLGKLPLFDASLERVKKEVDQEIELGIQVPIPKDYSGGYTHERHKRNFLMLQKAGVLYQILQNDKYGNYVKDMLFAYAKMYPTLPIHPKPRSYARGKLFWQCLNDSNWLVYASQGYDCIYNFLSEEERSVLENDLFKPFADYISIQNPQFFNRVHNHSTWGNAAVGMIALVMNDDALLDRALYGIKNAALASNAKDNDGGFIKNKEGKAGYFANLEEPFSPDGYYTEGPYYQRYAMYPFLIFAEALQNVKPEYEVFKFKNNVLLNSIDALLQLTDADGEFFPINDGQKGMSYYSRELVTAVDVAYAYGGNNSGLLSIAKKQQKVTLDDAGLAVALAIKEGKATPFEKKSVNLSDGSKGDEGGIGILRYGDEALTLVFKYAAQGLSHGHYDKLSFSLFEKGEEVLQDYGLARYVNVEQKGGGNYLKENKTWAKQTVAHNTIVQDETSHFKGKYEVGSKHHSELHFYDVDNSDVQVISATENNAYPGSEMHRTLAVIKDKKFAKPYVLDVFRITSDQPHQIDLPYYYFGQLISMNFDVNTSFSLQPLGNKNGYQHLWLEATGTVATKTSQFTWLNNNKFYTISSNTSKQDELLFARIGANDPNFNLRNDPGLIIRRKNVKQTVFATVIESHGTYSPVSEFSVNATSNIKEVQVVYDSEEYTVVQITNIENEVKTLIISNRDANNQTKHSLKVNNKEFSWVGPFYFK